In one window of Vespa crabro chromosome 6, iyVesCrab1.2, whole genome shotgun sequence DNA:
- the LOC124424906 gene encoding protein TRACHEARY ELEMENT DIFFERENTIATION-RELATED 7A-like produces MNKIFILLSLALFCVAAQSALVEPKVDIEIVEGNEKNLVGIDNINESDESELEESNEEEFDEEESDEEEFDELKRPPHGRPTRRPPHGRPTKRPPHGRPTRRPPHGRPTRRPPHGRPTRRPPHGRPTRRPPHHGHSEEEFEYIPVASDLEEFIENEVEDYRRPPSHKRPPPPPPSHKRPPPPPSKKHPPPPPPPPPPPPPHRRPPPPPPHRRPPPPPPPQRRPPLSLDESVEPITV; encoded by the exons AtgaataagatttttattttgctaTCATTAGCATTATTCTGCGTTGCCGCGCAATCGGCTTTAGTAGAACCGAAAGTAGACATAGAAATTGTAGAAGGCAATGAAAAg AATCTTGTCGGTATTGACAATATAAATGAATCAGATGAATCCGAATTAGAAGAATCTAACGAAGAGGAATTTGACGAAGAAGAATCTGACGAAGAGGAATTTGACGAACTTAAACGACCACCACACGGCCGACCTACCAGACGACCACCACACGGCCGACCTACCAAACGACCACCACACGGCCGTCCTACCAGACGACCACCACACGGCCGACCTACCAGACGACCACCACACGGCCGACCTACCAGACGACCACCACACGGCCGACCTACCAGACGACCACCACATCACGGACACTCAGAAGag gAGTTTGAATATATACCTGTCGCTTCCGACTTAGAAgaattcattgaaaatgaaGTTGAAGACTACCGTCGACCACCATCTCACAAAcgtccaccaccaccaccaccatctcaCAAAcgtccaccaccaccaccatcaaaGAAACATCcacccccacccccacccccaccaccaccaccaccaccacacagaagaccaccaccaccaccaccacatagaagaccaccaccaccaccaccacctcaaAGACGTCCACCACTGTCATTAGACGAATCTGTTGAACCAATCACtgtttaa
- the LOC124424862 gene encoding protein AAR2 homolog isoform X2, producing the protein MIRIEMDQTIARRLLFEGATLVVLDVPVDTEFGIDLKSWNVGNKFKGIKMIPPGFHYVHYSAVNKFGETSPKIGFLHVFEKAEFMVKRWDQSKEEISSEPVPENLVQSLKENLKDLDKFLGPYPYNIWKGWNELTDKIDYLLIERCAPVCGFVHSALELEPCSDALRPRGGDLIQRKKTDKTRFTVEEKEEQLLPDLKPIPGTELRLSQLPEKHYPDGATPTEITKHSLDSSYVLDIVLNKLKQPIEIIGEIQLAFVCLLVGQNLDAFEHWKKLISLICGVDSAISSHRYIYMEFLKVIEVQLSYIPEDILWDIVTSNNFVYQSLRKLFANIELNSDIDGSLKCNAVRVRDRLTKKFRWDFTNLQCDNEDEAPVVVSLE; encoded by the exons atgat TAGGATAGAAATGGATCAAACCATTGCACGAAGGTTATTATTCGAAGGTGCTACATTAGTTGTACTTGATGTACCTGTGGATACAGAATTTGGAATAGATTTAAAGTCTTGGAATGTTGGAAATAAGTTTAAAGGTATTAAAATGATACCTCCAGGATTTCATTATGTGCATTATAg CGCAGTAAATAAATTTGGCGAAACATCACCTAAAATAGGTTTTCTTCATGTATTTGAAAAAGCTGAATTTATGGTAAAACGATGGGATCAGTCAAAGGAAGAAATCAGTTCAGAAC CTGTTCCTGAAAATTTGGTTCAAAGTCTCAAAGAAAACTTAAAAGATTTAGATAAATTTCTTGGTCCTTATCCTTATAATATTTGGAAAGGATGGAATGAATTGActgataaaattgattatcTTTTAATAGAACGTTGTGCACCTGTTTGTgg ttTTGTACATTCGGCTTTAGAATTGGAACCATGTAGCGATGCTTTAAGACCACGTGGAGGAGATcttatacaaagaaaaaaaacagacaaaACTAGATTTAcagttgaagaaaaagaagaacaactGTTACCTGACTTAAAACCAATACCTGGCACAGAACTGAGATTATCACAATTGCCTGAGAAACATTATCCTGATGGGGCAACTCCGACAGAGATCACAAAACATTCTCTTGATTCCAGTTATGTTTTGGACATTGTGCTTAATAAATTGAAACA acCTATAGAAATAATTGGAGAAATACAACTTGCTTTTGTTTGTCTTTTGGTTGGCCAAAATTTGGACGCCTTTGAGCATTGGAAAAAACTTATATCATTGATTTGTGGAGTAGATTCAGCAATATCATCTCATCGCTATATTTATATGGAATTCTTGAAAGTTATAGAAGTTCAATTATCGTACATTCCAGAAGATATATTATGGGATATTGTCACTAGCAACAATTTTGTTTATCAAAGCTTACGTAAGCTTTTTGCAAACATTGAGCTTAATTCTGACATTGATGGTAGTTTAAAGTGTAACGCAGTACGAGTTCGTGATCGATTAACTAAAAAGTTTAGGTGGGACTTTACAAATTTACAATGTGATAACGAAGATGAGGCACCAGTTGTTGTTTCTCTAGAATAA
- the LOC124425012 gene encoding apidaecins type 73-like isoform X1: MRSLAIKAALAAMLVIVVNGETFKLNSAYPQAVIVKETEIHHQNLQVPELQEYQKQFDVRKRREADPEPQRPRPQAPQPRTVPSRPRPQQVPPRPPHPRLRREADPEPQRPRPQVPQPRTVPSRPRPQQVPPRPPHPRLRREADPEPQRPRPQVPLPRPVPFRPRPQQVPPRPPHPRLRRETDPEPQRPRPQVPQPGIVLLGPKFQQIHMRVPLQRLRREADPESQKPRPQQVPPRPPHPRLRREAVTES; this comes from the exons atgagaagCTTAGCAATAAAAGCGGCTTTAGCTGCTATGCTTGTTATCGTAGTTAATGGAGAAACGTTCAAATTAAATTCGGCATACCCG caAGCCGTTATCGTGAAAGAGACTGAAATTCATCATCAAAATCTTCAAGTACCCGAACTTCAAGAATATCAAAAACAATTTGACGTG cGTAAACGCCGTGAAGCTGATCCTGAACCTCAAAGGCCAAGACCACAAGCTCCACAACCG aGAACTGTACCTTCTCGACCAAGACCTCAACAAGTACCTCCGCGTCCGCCACATCCg aGACTTCGTCGTGAAGCTGATCCTGAACCTCAAAGGCCAAGACCACAAGTTCCACAACCG aGAACTGTACCTTCTCGACCAAGACCTCAACAAGTACCTCCGCGTCCACCACACCcg AGACTTCGTCGTGAAGCTGATCCTGAGCCTCAAAGACCAAGACCACAAGTTCCACTTccg aGGCCTGTACCTTTTCGACCAAGACCCCAACAAGTTCCTCCGCGTCCACCACACCCG aGACTTCGTCGTGAAACTGATCCTGAACCTCAAAGGCCAAGACCACAAGTTCCACAACCG gGGATTGTACTTCTTGGACCAAAATTCCAACAAATTCATATGCGTGTACCACTCCag AGACTTCGTCGTGAAGCTGATCCTGAATCTCAAAAACCAAGACCCCAACAAGTTCCTCCGCGTCCGCCACACCCG AGACTTCGTCGTGAAGCTGTTACTGAGTCTTAA
- the LOC124425012 gene encoding apidaecins type 73-like isoform X7 has protein sequence MRSLAIKAALAAMLVIVVNGETFKLNSAYPQAVIVKETEIHHQNLQVPELQEYQKQFDVRKRREADPEPQRPRPQAPQPRTVPSRPRPQQVPPRPPHPRLRREADPEPQRPRPQVPQPRTVPSRPRPQQVPPRPPHPRLRREADPEPQRPRPQVPLPRPVPFRPRPQQVPPRPPHPRLRREADPESQKPRPQQVPPRPPHPRLRREAVTES, from the exons atgagaagCTTAGCAATAAAAGCGGCTTTAGCTGCTATGCTTGTTATCGTAGTTAATGGAGAAACGTTCAAATTAAATTCGGCATACCCG caAGCCGTTATCGTGAAAGAGACTGAAATTCATCATCAAAATCTTCAAGTACCCGAACTTCAAGAATATCAAAAACAATTTGACGTG cGTAAACGCCGTGAAGCTGATCCTGAACCTCAAAGGCCAAGACCACAAGCTCCACAACCG aGAACTGTACCTTCTCGACCAAGACCTCAACAAGTACCTCCGCGTCCGCCACATCCg aGACTTCGTCGTGAAGCTGATCCTGAACCTCAAAGGCCAAGACCACAAGTTCCACAACCG aGAACTGTACCTTCTCGACCAAGACCTCAACAAGTACCTCCGCGTCCACCACACCcg AGACTTCGTCGTGAAGCTGATCCTGAGCCTCAAAGACCAAGACCACAAGTTCCACTTccg aGGCCTGTACCTTTTCGACCAAGACCCCAACAAGTTCCTCCGCGTCCACCACACCCG AGACTTCGTCGTGAAGCTGATCCTGAATCTCAAAAACCAAGACCCCAACAAGTTCCTCCGCGTCCGCCACACCCG AGACTTCGTCGTGAAGCTGTTACTGAGTCTTAA
- the LOC124425012 gene encoding apidaecins type 22-like isoform X5: MRSLAIKAALAAMLVIVVNGETFKLNSAYPQAVIVKETEIHHQNLQVPELQEYQKQFDVRKRREADPEPQRPRPQAPQPRTVPSRPRPQQVPPRPPHPRLRREADPEPQRPRPQVPQPRTVPSRPRPQQVPPRPPHPRLRRETDPEPQRPRPQVPQPGIVLLGPKFQQIHMRVPLQRLRREADPESQKPRPQQVPPRPPHPRLRREAVTES, from the exons atgagaagCTTAGCAATAAAAGCGGCTTTAGCTGCTATGCTTGTTATCGTAGTTAATGGAGAAACGTTCAAATTAAATTCGGCATACCCG caAGCCGTTATCGTGAAAGAGACTGAAATTCATCATCAAAATCTTCAAGTACCCGAACTTCAAGAATATCAAAAACAATTTGACGTG cGTAAACGCCGTGAAGCTGATCCTGAACCTCAAAGGCCAAGACCACAAGCTCCACAACCG aGAACTGTACCTTCTCGACCAAGACCTCAACAAGTACCTCCGCGTCCGCCACATCCg aGACTTCGTCGTGAAGCTGATCCTGAACCTCAAAGGCCAAGACCACAAGTTCCACAACCG aGAACTGTACCTTCTCGACCAAGACCTCAACAAGTACCTCCGCGTCCACCACACCcg aGACTTCGTCGTGAAACTGATCCTGAACCTCAAAGGCCAAGACCACAAGTTCCACAACCG gGGATTGTACTTCTTGGACCAAAATTCCAACAAATTCATATGCGTGTACCACTCCag AGACTTCGTCGTGAAGCTGATCCTGAATCTCAAAAACCAAGACCCCAACAAGTTCCTCCGCGTCCGCCACACCCG AGACTTCGTCGTGAAGCTGTTACTGAGTCTTAA
- the LOC124424864 gene encoding putative malate dehydrogenase 1B encodes MTACNINIEKNMSADKCVIIIAGIPDDVYFCHICYIAENLAKILSNFKYNKIFKSALEWKSWLEKICYRWNWSHTKSPLIWRKVGLSKNNVTYIGGVNQFWEFLHLYYNISDYITEDDLKKLQLDYSLVKKIFNYNNDSVIILNITVLGAGKALCVDLIPQLITIKELWLTHGIIINLYDEPDCYFKIKHIVQDMEAIGAGLYVARIIKNVSDGLYDCDILINLDIVSKEENESITSWLRNNYNSMAKLAKQINRYASPEMKVLFCSMSASCFCVNVLHALVTKLPKTNIVAVSSHYGLEIVYNFLTKFNLPIYNFGCPPVWGFLGINYFVDVCHMVQKYEVYKPNNRAMFAEKGTTLPLGFKYPELRYFCYLAHDKNPYKGHLERKAILQYQVGRTENLQICKAICDLLKLWYADTENIGDEIISLGISSDGSFGIPKGLVFSQPVHLKILKDGSRIWLPFTDFPLPCMPLQIFNNLILTAVILNKQLIKG; translated from the exons atgactgcatgtaatataaatattgaaaaaaatatgtcaGCTGATAAATgtgttataataatagcaggaATACCAGATGatgtatatttttgtcatatatgttatatagcTGAAAACTTGGCAAAGATCttatcaaattttaaatataacaaaatttttaaaagtgcACTTGAATGGAag tCATGGcttgaaaaaatttgttatcgtTGGAATTGGTCACATACAAAATCACCATTAATCTGGAGAAAAGTTGgtttatctaaaaataatgttacttATATTGGAGGTGTTAATCAATTTTGGGAATTTTTGcacttatattataatattagtgATTATATTACAGAAGATGatcttaaaaaattacaattggATTACtcacttgtaaaaaaaatattcaattataataacgattctgttataattcttaa CATTACAGTATTAGGTGCTGGCAAAGCATTATGTGTAGACTTAATACcacaattaataacaattaaagaaTTATGGTTAACGCATGGTAtcatcattaatttatatgacgaacctgattgttattttaaaattaaacacATTGTTCAAGATATGGAGGCAATAGGAGCTGGTTTATATGTAgcaagaattataaaaaatgtttcagaTGGGTTATATGATtgtgatatattaattaatttagataTTGTATCAAA agaagaaaatgaaagtattACTTCTTGGTtacgtaataattataatagtatggCTAAATTAGCAAAGCAGATAAACAGATACGCATCTCCTGAAATGAAAGTACTTTTTTGTTCAATGAGTGCAAGTTGTTTCTGTGTAAATGTGCTTCATGCTTTAGTGACTAAATTACCAAAGACTAATATCGTAGCTGTTAGTTCTCACTATGGAttagaaattgtttataattttctgACAAAGTTTAATTTACCTATATACAATTTTGGTTGTCCTCCAGTATGGGGATTTTTGG gaattaattattttgtggATGTATGTCATATGGTCCAAAAATATGAAGTATATAAACCAAATAATAGAGCTATGTTTGCAGAAAAAGGTACTACTCTACCTTTGGGATTTAAATATCCAGAAttacgatatttttgttacttaGCACATGATAAAAATCCTTATAAAGGACATTTGGAACGTAAg GCAATTCTTCAATATCAAGTCGGTCGTACTGAAAATTTGCAAATATGCAAAGCAATTTGTGATCTGTTAAAATTATGGTATGCCGATACAGAAAATATTGGagatgaaattatttctttgggAATATCATCTGAtg gCAGCTTTGGAATTCCCAAAGGATTAGTATTTTCACAACCtgtacatttaaaaattttaaaagatggATCGCGCATATGGTTGCCATTTACTGATTTCCCATTACCTTGTATGCCATTACAGATATTTAACAATTTGATTTTAACTGCAGTAATTTtgaataaacaattaataaaaggataa
- the LOC124424862 gene encoding protein AAR2 homolog isoform X1, with translation MIEILSRIEMDQTIARRLLFEGATLVVLDVPVDTEFGIDLKSWNVGNKFKGIKMIPPGFHYVHYSAVNKFGETSPKIGFLHVFEKAEFMVKRWDQSKEEISSEPVPENLVQSLKENLKDLDKFLGPYPYNIWKGWNELTDKIDYLLIERCAPVCGFVHSALELEPCSDALRPRGGDLIQRKKTDKTRFTVEEKEEQLLPDLKPIPGTELRLSQLPEKHYPDGATPTEITKHSLDSSYVLDIVLNKLKQPIEIIGEIQLAFVCLLVGQNLDAFEHWKKLISLICGVDSAISSHRYIYMEFLKVIEVQLSYIPEDILWDIVTSNNFVYQSLRKLFANIELNSDIDGSLKCNAVRVRDRLTKKFRWDFTNLQCDNEDEAPVVVSLE, from the exons ATGATCGAAATTTTGAG TAGGATAGAAATGGATCAAACCATTGCACGAAGGTTATTATTCGAAGGTGCTACATTAGTTGTACTTGATGTACCTGTGGATACAGAATTTGGAATAGATTTAAAGTCTTGGAATGTTGGAAATAAGTTTAAAGGTATTAAAATGATACCTCCAGGATTTCATTATGTGCATTATAg CGCAGTAAATAAATTTGGCGAAACATCACCTAAAATAGGTTTTCTTCATGTATTTGAAAAAGCTGAATTTATGGTAAAACGATGGGATCAGTCAAAGGAAGAAATCAGTTCAGAAC CTGTTCCTGAAAATTTGGTTCAAAGTCTCAAAGAAAACTTAAAAGATTTAGATAAATTTCTTGGTCCTTATCCTTATAATATTTGGAAAGGATGGAATGAATTGActgataaaattgattatcTTTTAATAGAACGTTGTGCACCTGTTTGTgg ttTTGTACATTCGGCTTTAGAATTGGAACCATGTAGCGATGCTTTAAGACCACGTGGAGGAGATcttatacaaagaaaaaaaacagacaaaACTAGATTTAcagttgaagaaaaagaagaacaactGTTACCTGACTTAAAACCAATACCTGGCACAGAACTGAGATTATCACAATTGCCTGAGAAACATTATCCTGATGGGGCAACTCCGACAGAGATCACAAAACATTCTCTTGATTCCAGTTATGTTTTGGACATTGTGCTTAATAAATTGAAACA acCTATAGAAATAATTGGAGAAATACAACTTGCTTTTGTTTGTCTTTTGGTTGGCCAAAATTTGGACGCCTTTGAGCATTGGAAAAAACTTATATCATTGATTTGTGGAGTAGATTCAGCAATATCATCTCATCGCTATATTTATATGGAATTCTTGAAAGTTATAGAAGTTCAATTATCGTACATTCCAGAAGATATATTATGGGATATTGTCACTAGCAACAATTTTGTTTATCAAAGCTTACGTAAGCTTTTTGCAAACATTGAGCTTAATTCTGACATTGATGGTAGTTTAAAGTGTAACGCAGTACGAGTTCGTGATCGATTAACTAAAAAGTTTAGGTGGGACTTTACAAATTTACAATGTGATAACGAAGATGAGGCACCAGTTGTTGTTTCTCTAGAATAA
- the LOC124425012 gene encoding apidaecins type 22-like isoform X6: MRSLAIKAALAAMLVIVVNGETFKLNSAYPQAVIVKETEIHHQNLQVPELQEYQKQFDVRKRREADPEPQRPRPQAPQPRTVPSRPRPQQVPPRPPHPRLRREADPEPQRPRPQVPLPRPVPFRPRPQQVPPRPPHPRLRRETDPEPQRPRPQVPQPGIVLLGPKFQQIHMRVPLQRLRREADPESQKPRPQQVPPRPPHPRLRREAVTES; this comes from the exons atgagaagCTTAGCAATAAAAGCGGCTTTAGCTGCTATGCTTGTTATCGTAGTTAATGGAGAAACGTTCAAATTAAATTCGGCATACCCG caAGCCGTTATCGTGAAAGAGACTGAAATTCATCATCAAAATCTTCAAGTACCCGAACTTCAAGAATATCAAAAACAATTTGACGTG cGTAAACGCCGTGAAGCTGATCCTGAACCTCAAAGGCCAAGACCACAAGCTCCACAACCG aGAACTGTACCTTCTCGACCAAGACCTCAACAAGTACCTCCGCGTCCGCCACATCCg AGACTTCGTCGTGAAGCTGATCCTGAGCCTCAAAGACCAAGACCACAAGTTCCACTTccg aGGCCTGTACCTTTTCGACCAAGACCCCAACAAGTTCCTCCGCGTCCACCACACCCG aGACTTCGTCGTGAAACTGATCCTGAACCTCAAAGGCCAAGACCACAAGTTCCACAACCG gGGATTGTACTTCTTGGACCAAAATTCCAACAAATTCATATGCGTGTACCACTCCag AGACTTCGTCGTGAAGCTGATCCTGAATCTCAAAAACCAAGACCCCAACAAGTTCCTCCGCGTCCGCCACACCCG AGACTTCGTCGTGAAGCTGTTACTGAGTCTTAA
- the LOC124425012 gene encoding apidaecins type 22-like isoform X2, which produces MRSLAIKAALAAMLVIVVNGETFKLNSAYPQAVIVKETEIHHQNLQVPELQEYQKQFDVRKRREADPEPQRPRPQAPQPRTVPSRPRPQQVPPRPPHPRLRREADPEPQRPRPQVPLPRPVPFRPRPQQVPPRPPHPRLRRETDPEPQRPRPQVPQPGIVLLGPKFQQIHMRVPLQRLRREADPESQKPRPQQVPPRPPHPRLRREAVTES; this is translated from the exons atgagaagCTTAGCAATAAAAGCGGCTTTAGCTGCTATGCTTGTTATCGTAGTTAATGGAGAAACGTTCAAATTAAATTCGGCATACCCG caAGCCGTTATCGTGAAAGAGACTGAAATTCATCATCAAAATCTTCAAGTACCCGAACTTCAAGAATATCAAAAACAATTTGACGTG cGTAAACGCCGTGAAGCTGATCCTGAACCTCAAAGGCCAAGACCACAAGCTCCACAACCG aGAACTGTACCTTCTCGACCAAGACCTCAACAAGTACCTCCGCGTCCACCACACCcg AGACTTCGTCGTGAAGCTGATCCTGAGCCTCAAAGACCAAGACCACAAGTTCCACTTccg aGGCCTGTACCTTTTCGACCAAGACCCCAACAAGTTCCTCCGCGTCCACCACACCCG aGACTTCGTCGTGAAACTGATCCTGAACCTCAAAGGCCAAGACCACAAGTTCCACAACCG gGGATTGTACTTCTTGGACCAAAATTCCAACAAATTCATATGCGTGTACCACTCCag AGACTTCGTCGTGAAGCTGATCCTGAATCTCAAAAACCAAGACCCCAACAAGTTCCTCCGCGTCCGCCACACCCG AGACTTCGTCGTGAAGCTGTTACTGAGTCTTAA
- the LOC124424863 gene encoding uncharacterized protein LOC124424863 — protein sequence MSTIFNVFNNMNENRLSTTEHLKETRSINQTGGIIAKSFDYYKPKGLSIRSKSDQNIPTTSSAMTFKKDGTNNSFFSKNELPNKQLLYVTNEFSKAGSFEFNKEKIIEKNIFKEPYIEEKEKRRIFPEPEVLAPYYDPELELDDYNIDLENEFSKCMLHVRDDMDEGFGSEPEELSYHEIPKLELSMHFSNYEFERCGSPDLPEISDDETF from the exons aTGTCTACTATTTTTAATGTGTTTAacaatatgaatgaaaatagat TGTCAACAACAGAACACTTGAAAGAAACAAGATCAATAAATCAAACAGGTGGTATAATAGCTAAatcatttgattattataaaccAAAAGGTTTATCAATAAGATCTAAGTCTGATCAGAATATTCCAACAACTAGCAGTGCAATGACTTTTAAAAAGGATGGTAccaataattcatttttttcaaagaatgaATTGCCCAAT aAACAATTACTTTATGTGACCAATGAATTTTCAAAAGCAGGAtcatttgaatttaataaagagaagataattgaaaaaaatattttcaaagaaccatatatagaagagaaagagaaaagaaggatattTCCAGAACCCGAAGTTTTAGCGCCGTATTATGATCCAGAATTAGAATTAG atgattataatattgatttagaAAATGAATTTAGCAAATGTATGTTGCATGTAAGAGACGATATGGATGAAGGATTTGGATCAG aaccTGAGGAACTTTCCTACCATGAAATACCAAAGCTTGAACTATCTatgcatttttctaactatgaaTTTGAAAGATGTGGATCTCCTGATTTGCCAGAAATATCTGATGATGAAACTTTCTGA
- the LOC124425012 gene encoding apidaecins type 22-like isoform X4, translating into MRSLAIKAALAAMLVIVVNGETFKLNSAYPQAVIVKETEIHHQNLQVPELQEYQKQFDVRKRREADPEPQRPRPQAPQPRTVPSRPRPQQVPPRPPHPRLRREADPEPQRPRPQVPQPRTVPSRPRPQQVPPRPPHPRLRREADPEPQRPRPQVPLPGIVLLGPKFQQIHMRVPLQRLRREADPESQKPRPQQVPPRPPHPRLRREAVTES; encoded by the exons atgagaagCTTAGCAATAAAAGCGGCTTTAGCTGCTATGCTTGTTATCGTAGTTAATGGAGAAACGTTCAAATTAAATTCGGCATACCCG caAGCCGTTATCGTGAAAGAGACTGAAATTCATCATCAAAATCTTCAAGTACCCGAACTTCAAGAATATCAAAAACAATTTGACGTG cGTAAACGCCGTGAAGCTGATCCTGAACCTCAAAGGCCAAGACCACAAGCTCCACAACCG aGAACTGTACCTTCTCGACCAAGACCTCAACAAGTACCTCCGCGTCCGCCACATCCg aGACTTCGTCGTGAAGCTGATCCTGAACCTCAAAGGCCAAGACCACAAGTTCCACAACCG aGAACTGTACCTTCTCGACCAAGACCTCAACAAGTACCTCCGCGTCCACCACACCcg AGACTTCGTCGTGAAGCTGATCCTGAGCCTCAAAGACCAAGACCACAAGTTCCACTTccg gGGATTGTACTTCTTGGACCAAAATTCCAACAAATTCATATGCGTGTACCACTCCag AGACTTCGTCGTGAAGCTGATCCTGAATCTCAAAAACCAAGACCCCAACAAGTTCCTCCGCGTCCGCCACACCCG AGACTTCGTCGTGAAGCTGTTACTGAGTCTTAA
- the LOC124425012 gene encoding apidaecins type 14-like isoform X3 — protein sequence MRSLAIKAALAAMLVIVVNGETFKLNSAYPQAVIVKETEIHHQNLQVPELQEYQKQFDVRKRREADPEPQRPRPQAPQPRTVPSRPRPQQVPPRPPHPRLRREADPEPQRPRPQVPQPRPVPFRPRPQQVPPRPPHPRLRRETDPEPQRPRPQVPQPGIVLLGPKFQQIHMRVPLQRLRREADPESQKPRPQQVPPRPPHPRLRREAVTES from the exons atgagaagCTTAGCAATAAAAGCGGCTTTAGCTGCTATGCTTGTTATCGTAGTTAATGGAGAAACGTTCAAATTAAATTCGGCATACCCG caAGCCGTTATCGTGAAAGAGACTGAAATTCATCATCAAAATCTTCAAGTACCCGAACTTCAAGAATATCAAAAACAATTTGACGTG cGTAAACGCCGTGAAGCTGATCCTGAACCTCAAAGGCCAAGACCACAAGCTCCACAACCG aGAACTGTACCTTCTCGACCAAGACCTCAACAAGTACCTCCGCGTCCGCCACATCCg aGACTTCGTCGTGAAGCTGATCCTGAACCTCAAAGGCCAAGACCACAAGTTCCACAACCG aGGCCTGTACCTTTTCGACCAAGACCCCAACAAGTTCCTCCGCGTCCACCACACCCG aGACTTCGTCGTGAAACTGATCCTGAACCTCAAAGGCCAAGACCACAAGTTCCACAACCG gGGATTGTACTTCTTGGACCAAAATTCCAACAAATTCATATGCGTGTACCACTCCag AGACTTCGTCGTGAAGCTGATCCTGAATCTCAAAAACCAAGACCCCAACAAGTTCCTCCGCGTCCGCCACACCCG AGACTTCGTCGTGAAGCTGTTACTGAGTCTTAA